The following proteins are encoded in a genomic region of Streptococcus equi subsp. equi:
- the mutL gene encoding DNA mismatch repair protein produces MTTIIELPEVLANQIAAGEVIERPASVVKELVENAIDAKSSQITVEIEESGLKMIQITDNGEGMSHEDLPLSLRRHATSKIKSQSDLFRIRTLGFRGEALPSVASISKLTIKTATADAEHGSILVASGGKIEQLEAVSTPVGTKIKVENLFYNTPARLKYMKSLQAELAHVVDVVNRLSLAHPEIAFTLISDGKQLTQTSGAGDLRQALAGIYGLNTAKKMIDISSADLDFEVGGFVSLPELTRANRNYITILINGRYIKNFLLNRAILDGYGSKLMVGRFPIAVIDIQIDPYLADVNVHPTKQEIRISKERELMALISTAISESLREQDLIPDALENLARSSTRSFSKPEQTSLPLQPSQLYYDPQKNDFFTKETVVSEDSPQGFNHETLVDSGVKQVDNLQLAKTESEAAAPSVKYASRPDPMLSDGEHPGLDVHNKQKLSQMLDRLENEEQSVFPELDYFGQMHGTYLFAQGRDGLFIIDQHAAQERVKYEYYRDKIGEVDNSLQQLLVPYLFEFSGSDFINLQEKMSLLNEVGIYLEPYGNHTFILREHPIWMKEAEIESGVYEMCDMLLLTNEVSIKTYRAELAIMMSCKRSIKANHSLDDYSARQLLLQLAQCKNPYNCPHGRPVLINFSKADMEKMFRRIQENHTSLRELGKY; encoded by the coding sequence ATGACAACAATTATCGAATTACCTGAGGTTCTCGCCAATCAAATTGCAGCTGGTGAAGTCATTGAAAGACCAGCAAGTGTTGTTAAAGAATTGGTTGAGAACGCCATAGATGCAAAGAGTAGTCAGATTACTGTTGAAATAGAAGAGTCTGGCTTGAAAATGATTCAAATCACTGACAATGGCGAAGGGATGTCTCACGAGGACCTGCCCCTGAGCCTGCGTCGTCATGCCACAAGTAAAATCAAAAGTCAAAGTGATTTGTTCAGAATCAGAACACTTGGCTTTCGAGGAGAAGCTTTGCCTTCGGTTGCCTCTATCAGTAAACTAACGATCAAAACAGCAACAGCTGATGCAGAGCATGGGTCAATATTAGTTGCTAGTGGCGGTAAGATTGAGCAGCTGGAAGCTGTCTCAACACCTGTTGGTACAAAAATCAAGGTAGAAAACCTATTTTACAATACACCAGCTAGACTGAAATACATGAAGAGCTTACAAGCGGAGCTGGCTCATGTTGTTGATGTCGTCAATCGCTTGAGCCTGGCTCACCCAGAGATTGCTTTTACATTGATCAGTGATGGCAAGCAGCTAACACAAACCTCTGGGGCTGGGGATTTACGTCAAGCGCTTGCTGGTATCTATGGCCTGAATACTGCTAAAAAAATGATTGACATTTCTAGTGCTGATTTAGATTTTGAAGTGGGAGGCTTTGTGAGTCTGCCAGAGCTGACAAGAGCTAATCGTAATTACATTACTATCCTGATCAATGGTCGCTATATTAAAAATTTCTTGTTAAATCGAGCCATTTTAGATGGTTATGGCTCTAAGCTGATGGTGGGACGCTTTCCTATAGCTGTCATTGATATTCAAATTGATCCTTATCTGGCAGATGTTAATGTTCACCCAACCAAGCAGGAAATTAGAATTTCTAAGGAGCGTGAATTAATGGCTCTGATTAGTACAGCTATTTCAGAGAGCCTACGAGAACAAGACTTGATTCCTGATGCCTTGGAAAATTTAGCTAGGTCCAGCACACGTTCATTTTCAAAGCCTGAGCAGACCAGTTTGCCTTTACAGCCTAGTCAGCTTTATTATGATCCGCAAAAAAATGATTTCTTTACCAAAGAAACAGTGGTTTCAGAGGATAGCCCGCAGGGCTTTAACCATGAAACTTTGGTTGACAGTGGTGTCAAGCAGGTTGACAATTTGCAGCTGGCCAAGACTGAATCTGAAGCAGCTGCTCCAAGTGTTAAATATGCTAGTCGGCCAGATCCTATGCTTTCTGATGGTGAGCACCCGGGTCTTGATGTCCACAATAAGCAAAAATTATCTCAGATGCTTGATCGTTTAGAAAATGAAGAGCAGTCGGTCTTTCCAGAGCTTGATTATTTTGGCCAAATGCATGGGACCTACCTTTTTGCCCAAGGCAGAGATGGCTTGTTTATCATTGATCAGCACGCAGCTCAGGAGCGCGTCAAGTATGAGTATTATCGTGACAAGATTGGTGAGGTTGACAATAGCCTACAACAATTGCTGGTGCCTTATCTGTTTGAGTTTTCCGGATCAGATTTTATTAATCTTCAGGAAAAAATGTCGCTTTTGAACGAGGTTGGTATTTATTTAGAGCCTTATGGCAATCATACCTTTATCCTTAGGGAGCACCCTATTTGGATGAAGGAGGCAGAGATTGAATCTGGTGTTTATGAAATGTGTGACATGCTGCTGTTGACAAATGAAGTATCCATCAAAACTTATCGTGCTGAGCTAGCGATTATGATGAGCTGTAAACGTTCCATCAAGGCAAACCATAGCTTAGATGATTATTCAGCAAGACAGCTGCTTTTACAGCTTGCTCAATGTAAAAACCCCTATAACTGCCCACATGGTAGACCTGTTTTGATTAACTTCAGCAAGGCGGACATGGAAAAAATGTTCCGTCGTATCCAAGAAAATCACACCAGCTTGAGAGAATTGGGCAAATACTAG
- the mutS gene encoding DNA mismatch repair protein MutS — MAKANVSPGMQQYLDIKKDYPDAFLLFRMGDFYELFYEDAVKAAQILEIGLTSRNKNADNPIPMAGVPYHSVQQYIDVLIDLGHKVAIAEQMEDPKQAVGVVKREVVQVITPGTAVDSSRPDSPNNFLVAVDFDGKAYGLSYMDVSTGEFFATDLADFASVKSEIQNLKAKEVLLGFELSEEEQAILVKQLNLLLSFEMTALEDSPLIDHQLTAVELSAAGKLLHYVHQTQLRELSHLQALVHYDIKDYLQMSYATKSSLDLLENARTGKKHGSLYWLLDETKTAMGMRLLRAWIDRPLVTSEAILERQEIIQVFLNAFIERTDLSDSLKGVYDIERLSSRVSFGKANPKDLLQLGHTLAKVPYIKAILEAFNSPYLDKLVNQIDTLPELEHLIRSAIDPDAPATINEGNIIRTGFDERLDHYRKVMREGTGWIADIETKERQASGISNLKIDYNKKDGYYFHVTNSNLGMVPDHFFRKATLKNSERYGTAELAKIEGQMLEAREESSSLEYDIFMRIRAQVETYIDRLQQLAKALATVDVLQSLAVVAEKNHYVRPLFNQESKIAIDNGRHAVVEKVLGVQEYIPNSISFGPQTSIQLITGPNMSGKSTYMRQLALTVIMAQIGSFVAAESASLPLFDAIFTRIGAADDLISGQSTFMVEMMEANHAIKRATPHSLILFDELGRGTATYDGMALAQSIIEYIHDRVGAKTMFATHYHELTELSTKLTKLVNVHVATLEKDGNVTFLHKIAEGPADKSYGIHVARIAGLPEDLLARADTVLTKLEAQSQARESVLSTTEVRETQQLANQQLSLFTDDGSSSEIIKRLESVDVMNLTPIQAMTVLYELKKLL; from the coding sequence ATGGCAAAGGCTAATGTTTCTCCCGGAATGCAGCAGTATCTGGACATCAAAAAGGATTATCCAGATGCTTTTTTGCTTTTTAGGATGGGAGATTTTTATGAGTTATTTTATGAAGACGCTGTTAAGGCAGCGCAGATTTTAGAAATCGGCTTAACCAGTCGTAATAAAAATGCTGACAACCCAATTCCAATGGCAGGTGTTCCCTATCATTCTGTCCAACAATACATCGATGTTTTAATTGATTTGGGGCATAAGGTTGCTATTGCTGAGCAGATGGAGGATCCTAAGCAAGCGGTCGGTGTTGTTAAGCGTGAGGTGGTTCAGGTCATTACCCCAGGGACAGCTGTGGACTCAAGCAGACCTGATAGTCCCAATAATTTTTTGGTGGCTGTTGATTTTGATGGCAAGGCTTATGGCCTGTCTTATATGGACGTCTCTACAGGAGAATTTTTTGCTACAGACCTAGCAGATTTTGCCAGTGTCAAAAGTGAGATTCAAAACCTGAAGGCAAAAGAGGTTCTTTTAGGCTTTGAATTATCTGAAGAAGAGCAGGCTATTTTAGTAAAGCAGCTGAATCTTTTGCTGTCCTTTGAGATGACAGCACTAGAGGATTCGCCTTTGATTGATCATCAGCTAACAGCAGTCGAGCTGTCTGCAGCAGGTAAGCTGCTACACTATGTTCATCAAACCCAGCTGCGTGAGCTTAGCCATCTACAGGCCTTGGTGCACTATGATATTAAGGATTATTTGCAGATGTCTTATGCAACCAAATCAAGCCTTGACCTGCTTGAAAATGCTCGTACTGGTAAAAAGCATGGGAGCCTTTATTGGTTGCTTGATGAAACCAAAACAGCCATGGGTATGCGTCTATTAAGGGCTTGGATTGATAGGCCACTTGTGACTAGTGAGGCGATCCTAGAACGTCAGGAAATTATCCAGGTGTTTCTTAATGCTTTTATCGAAAGGACAGATCTAAGCGATAGTTTAAAGGGTGTTTACGACATTGAGCGCTTGTCTAGTCGTGTATCTTTTGGAAAAGCAAACCCCAAGGATCTATTACAGCTAGGTCATACTTTGGCCAAAGTTCCTTATATCAAGGCTATCTTAGAGGCCTTTAACAGTCCTTACCTTGACAAGCTTGTCAACCAAATTGACACTTTGCCTGAGCTAGAGCACCTGATACGGTCAGCTATAGATCCAGATGCTCCTGCTACTATCAATGAAGGCAATATTATCAGAACAGGCTTTGATGAACGGCTGGATCATTACCGAAAGGTCATGCGAGAAGGCACCGGCTGGATTGCTGATATTGAGACAAAAGAAAGACAGGCCAGTGGGATAAGCAATCTCAAAATCGACTATAACAAAAAAGATGGCTACTATTTTCATGTGACCAACTCTAATCTAGGTATGGTTCCTGACCATTTTTTTAGAAAGGCAACATTGAAAAATTCTGAGCGCTATGGGACAGCAGAGCTAGCTAAGATTGAAGGACAAATGCTTGAGGCTAGAGAGGAGTCATCTAGCCTGGAATATGATATTTTCATGCGTATTCGTGCTCAAGTGGAGACCTACATCGATAGGCTGCAGCAGCTAGCAAAAGCTCTAGCAACTGTTGATGTCCTACAAAGCTTAGCAGTGGTCGCAGAGAAGAATCACTATGTTCGACCATTATTTAATCAAGAGAGCAAGATTGCGATTGACAATGGTCGGCATGCTGTTGTTGAAAAGGTTCTAGGTGTTCAGGAGTATATTCCAAACAGCATTTCCTTTGGTCCACAGACAAGCATTCAGCTCATTACAGGACCAAACATGAGTGGGAAGTCTACGTATATGAGACAGCTTGCTTTGACAGTCATTATGGCTCAGATAGGCTCATTTGTAGCTGCAGAATCTGCTAGCCTGCCTTTATTTGACGCTATTTTTACTAGGATTGGTGCAGCAGATGATTTGATCTCAGGCCAGTCTACATTCATGGTTGAGATGATGGAGGCTAATCATGCTATCAAGCGAGCAACCCCTCATTCCCTGATTTTGTTTGATGAGTTAGGGCGTGGTACAGCGACCTATGATGGTATGGCACTAGCCCAGTCTATCATCGAATACATTCATGATAGAGTTGGTGCAAAGACTATGTTTGCGACCCATTATCATGAATTGACAGAGCTGTCAACCAAGTTGACAAAGCTGGTTAATGTTCATGTTGCGACGTTAGAAAAAGATGGAAATGTAACCTTCCTGCATAAGATTGCCGAAGGTCCTGCTGATAAATCCTATGGGATTCATGTGGCGAGAATAGCTGGATTGCCAGAGGATTTACTAGCCAGAGCTGATACTGTGCTAACCAAGCTGGAAGCTCAATCACAAGCAAGAGAGTCCGTCTTATCAACTACAGAAGTAAGAGAGACTCAGCAGCTGGCTAATCAGCAGCTATCACTTTTTACAGATGATGGCTCCTCTAGCGAGATTATTAAAAGGCTTGAGAGTGTTGATGTGATGAATCTAACTCCCATTCAGGCCATGACCGTTCTTTATGAGCTAAAAAAGCTACTGTAA
- a CDS encoding membrane protein, giving the protein MPYRESLHQLIAALEKHSSIIAYKEAQQHLLQRTDYNQKAYQMKRHQQDTYLFRQIAKDKAAEESAFKAQQLREDLDHQPLIDDYRDKMQNASDLVRYITGTIEDELNKEFNDGKG; this is encoded by the coding sequence ATGCCTTACCGCGAATCCTTACATCAGCTGATAGCAGCACTGGAAAAGCACTCAAGCATTATAGCTTATAAGGAGGCTCAGCAGCACTTGCTTCAAAGGACTGATTATAATCAAAAGGCCTATCAGATGAAGCGACATCAACAGGACACCTATCTTTTTCGTCAAATCGCTAAGGATAAAGCAGCTGAAGAATCAGCTTTTAAGGCTCAGCAATTACGAGAAGATTTAGATCATCAACCATTGATAGATGATTATCGTGACAAAATGCAAAACGCTAGTGACTTGGTTCGGTACATTACAGGGACTATAGAAGATGAATTAAATAAGGAGTTCAATGATGGCAAAGGCTAA
- the argR2 gene encoding arginine repressor, translated as MNKIERQQQIKQLIQAEHIGTQEEIRRLLQKDGIVVTQATLSRDLREIGLLKLRDDRGKLYYSLSEPVATPFSPDVRFYVLKVDRAGFMLVLHTNLGEADVLANLIDNDAIEDVLGTIAGADTLLVICRDEEIAKRFEKDLAAGL; from the coding sequence ATGAATAAAATAGAACGGCAGCAGCAAATCAAGCAACTTATTCAGGCTGAGCACATCGGTACACAGGAGGAGATTAGACGGCTTCTTCAAAAGGATGGTATCGTGGTCACTCAGGCTACCCTATCACGAGATTTAAGAGAAATCGGATTACTTAAATTAAGAGATGACAGAGGTAAGCTATACTATAGTCTTTCTGAGCCTGTTGCCACACCATTTAGTCCAGATGTGCGCTTTTATGTCCTAAAGGTTGACCGGGCGGGCTTTATGCTGGTTCTCCATACCAATCTGGGAGAAGCAGACGTGTTGGCAAATCTTATTGACAATGATGCCATTGAGGACGTTTTGGGCACGATTGCGGGTGCTGATACCTTACTTGTTATTTGTCGTGATGAGGAGATTGCCAAGCGCTTTGAAAAAGATTTAGCTGCTGGTCTATAA
- the argS_1 gene encoding arginyl-tRNA synthetase — MDTKTLIAAEIAKIVPELEQAAIFNLLETPKNSDMGDLAFPAFSLAKALRKAPQAIASDLAERIDASQFEKVAAVGPYVNFFLDKASISAQVLTQVIADGADYAQQDEGQGRHIAIDMSSPNIAKPFSIGHLRSTVIGDSLAHIFAKMGYKPVKINHLGDWGKQFGMLIVAYKKWGNEAAVQAHPIDELLKLYVRINAEAETDPSLDEEAREWFRRLEERDQEATELWQWFRDESLIEFNRLYDQLGVSFDSYNGEAFYNDKMDEVLELLEDKGLLVESKGAKVVNLEKYGIEHPALIKNQMELRFILLVI, encoded by the coding sequence ATGGACACTAAAACTCTGATTGCAGCTGAGATTGCTAAGATTGTTCCTGAACTAGAGCAGGCTGCCATTTTTAACTTACTTGAAACACCCAAAAATTCTGACATGGGAGACTTAGCCTTTCCAGCCTTTAGTCTAGCAAAGGCGCTTCGCAAAGCACCACAAGCTATTGCTAGTGATTTAGCTGAAAGGATTGACGCCAGCCAATTTGAGAAGGTTGCTGCTGTTGGTCCTTATGTCAATTTCTTTTTAGATAAGGCTAGCATTTCTGCACAGGTTCTTACACAGGTGATTGCTGACGGAGCTGACTATGCTCAACAGGATGAAGGACAAGGACGTCATATTGCTATTGATATGTCCAGCCCTAACATTGCTAAGCCATTTTCAATCGGTCACCTGCGCTCAACAGTTATCGGGGACAGTCTTGCTCATATCTTTGCAAAAATGGGCTATAAGCCTGTTAAAATCAATCACCTAGGTGACTGGGGCAAGCAATTCGGTATGCTCATTGTAGCGTATAAGAAGTGGGGAAATGAGGCCGCTGTTCAAGCACACCCAATTGATGAGCTCTTAAAGCTCTATGTGAGAATCAATGCAGAGGCAGAAACTGATCCTAGTCTTGATGAGGAGGCACGTGAATGGTTCCGCAGGCTAGAGGAGAGAGATCAAGAGGCTACAGAGCTTTGGCAGTGGTTCCGCGATGAAAGCTTGATTGAGTTTAACCGACTCTATGACCAGCTAGGAGTTAGCTTTGATAGCTATAATGGTGAAGCCTTCTACAATGATAAAATGGATGAGGTCCTTGAGCTTCTTGAGGACAAAGGCCTACTAGTCGAATCTAAGGGAGCTAAGGTGGTTAACCTTGAAAAATATGGTATTGAGCACCCAGCTCTCATTAAAAATCAGATGGAGCTACGCTTTATATTACTCGTGATCTAG
- the argS_2 gene encoding arginyl-tRNA synthetase, translated as MVGNEQAAHFKQLKAVLKEMGYDWSDDMTHVAFGLVTKGGAKLSTRKGNVILLEPTVAEAISRAANQIEAKNPKLANKEAVAHAVGVGAIKFYDLKTDRMNGYDFDLEAMVSFEGETGPYVQYAHARIQSILRKASFTPATDTSYSLNDPESWEIIKLIQDFPRIIKRAFDNFEPSIMAKFAIHLAQSFNKYYAHTRILEDDPERDNRLALCYATAIVLKEALRLLGVEAPNEM; from the coding sequence GTGGTTGGCAACGAGCAAGCTGCACACTTCAAGCAATTAAAGGCTGTTCTTAAAGAAATGGGCTACGATTGGTCAGATGACATGACACACGTTGCTTTTGGCCTTGTGACAAAGGGCGGTGCAAAATTATCAACACGTAAGGGTAATGTCATTTTGCTTGAGCCAACGGTTGCAGAAGCCATCAGCAGAGCAGCAAACCAAATCGAAGCTAAAAATCCTAAGCTTGCCAACAAGGAAGCAGTAGCTCATGCTGTTGGTGTGGGAGCTATCAAGTTCTATGATTTAAAAACAGACCGTATGAATGGCTATGACTTCGATCTTGAAGCAATGGTATCCTTTGAAGGAGAAACCGGTCCTTACGTCCAATATGCACACGCACGTATCCAATCTATCCTGCGTAAAGCAAGCTTTACGCCAGCTACCGATACAAGCTATAGCCTTAATGATCCTGAAAGCTGGGAAATCATTAAGCTTATCCAGGACTTCCCACGTATCATCAAGCGTGCTTTTGATAACTTTGAGCCATCAATCATGGCAAAATTTGCTATTCACTTGGCACAAAGCTTTAACAAATATTATGCGCATACCCGTATCCTCGAAGACGATCCAGAACGTGACAACCGCTTAGCGCTTTGCTATGCAACTGCAATCGTCCTCAAAGAAGCGCTTCGTCTATTGGGTGTTGAGGCACCAAATGAAATGTAG
- the yheS_1 gene encoding antibiotic resistance transporter, ATP-binding protein, which translates to MEALSIQHYALDTAEKNLLTIDSLTLNQGERVFIIGDNGAGKTSFLKTIIGESTNYSGFLQVHGDIAYVPQIKSTSPQSGGERAMSYLKEAFQARPSLLILDEPSSYLDHANRDWLINQLKRYRGTLLVVSHDRYLINQLSQKIWLLEHQTIKTYHGNYDDYQRSRQLEEDKQLRAFLEYQRKTNQLKKSLTRKKVQANKMAVKKKSVSRSDWKTNSFAGSYDSQAKAMAKAAKAMENRLTRMKEVNSPRKKAWAKLKKDPNEGALPNTLLHLQEGTLTRDHQLLFDYPGIVIRSHSRIAIIGRNKAGKSSFLDQLAAQALSGFYAQNLRITYFKQDQADLEPDQTAVELISRQSSQDRVTILNYLAMMGIDYDKANQKVAVLSGGERVRLALVAALLTDHQLLILDEPTIYLDLVAIEALESCLIDYPAALLLVSHDLAFVNKVATEIYEVKDHHLTAYHFED; encoded by the coding sequence ATGGAAGCACTTAGTATTCAGCATTACGCTTTAGATACAGCAGAAAAAAACTTATTGACAATAGATTCTCTTACATTGAATCAAGGTGAGAGGGTTTTCATCATTGGTGATAATGGGGCTGGAAAGACCAGCTTTTTAAAGACAATTATCGGAGAAAGCACTAACTATAGTGGCTTTTTGCAGGTGCATGGAGATATTGCTTATGTTCCGCAAATCAAGTCCACTAGCCCTCAGTCAGGAGGTGAGAGGGCGATGTCTTACCTAAAAGAGGCTTTTCAAGCAAGGCCTTCTCTGTTAATTTTAGATGAGCCAAGCTCTTATTTAGACCATGCTAATCGTGATTGGTTGATTAATCAATTGAAACGCTACCGAGGAACCTTGCTGGTGGTTAGCCATGATCGGTATTTGATCAATCAATTGAGTCAGAAAATATGGTTGCTTGAGCATCAAACGATCAAGACTTACCATGGCAATTATGATGATTATCAGCGTTCTAGACAGCTAGAGGAGGATAAGCAGCTAAGAGCTTTTCTGGAATACCAACGAAAGACTAATCAACTGAAAAAAAGCCTGACCAGAAAAAAAGTGCAGGCCAACAAAATGGCTGTAAAGAAAAAGTCGGTTTCTCGGTCAGATTGGAAAACCAATTCCTTTGCGGGCAGCTATGATTCACAGGCCAAGGCTATGGCAAAAGCAGCTAAAGCTATGGAAAATCGACTCACTCGAATGAAAGAGGTTAACAGTCCGCGCAAAAAGGCTTGGGCAAAATTAAAAAAGGATCCAAACGAAGGTGCACTACCAAATACTCTTTTACACCTACAAGAAGGTACCCTTACAAGGGACCATCAGTTATTGTTTGACTATCCTGGTATTGTGATCAGATCACATAGCAGGATAGCGATTATCGGGAGAAACAAGGCTGGTAAAAGCAGCTTTTTAGATCAGCTGGCAGCCCAGGCCTTGTCTGGATTTTATGCGCAAAATCTAAGGATAACCTATTTTAAACAGGACCAGGCTGACTTGGAGCCGGATCAGACAGCAGTAGAGCTCATTAGTCGGCAGTCCAGCCAAGATAGGGTCACCATTTTAAATTATCTAGCTATGATGGGCATTGATTATGATAAGGCCAATCAAAAGGTAGCTGTCTTATCTGGTGGGGAAAGGGTTCGTTTGGCGTTAGTGGCTGCCTTGCTGACAGATCATCAGCTTTTGATTTTAGATGAGCCGACAATTTATTTGGATCTTGTCGCTATTGAGGCTTTGGAGTCTTGCTTGATTGACTATCCAGCTGCTCTTTTGTTGGTTTCTCATGACCTAGCATTTGTTAACAAGGTAGCAACAGAAATTTATGAGGTTAAGGATCATCATTTAACAGCCTATCATTTTGAAGACTAG
- a CDS encoding transporter codes for MTNLDKWHRVRELLLIAVGVAIYTFGFVNFNMANELAEGGVAGITLILHAHFGINPAYSSLLFNLPLFMLGAKIFGRRSLALTIYGTVLMSVFIWLWQKVPMELGLENDMMLVAVVAGLFAGIGSGLVFRYGATTGGTDIIARIAEEKFGAKLGQTLLFVDALVLTASLTYVDLKHMLYTLVASFVFSQMISVVQNGGYTIRGMIIITKQSQAAAQAILTEINRGVTYLKGQGAYSGHDYNIMYVTLNPTEVREVKRILAELDPDAFISIIDVDEVISSDFKIRRKNFDKPIEKALQKNPTC; via the coding sequence ATGACAAATCTTGACAAATGGCATCGTGTAAGAGAGCTATTATTAATTGCGGTGGGTGTTGCTATCTATACCTTTGGTTTTGTTAATTTCAACATGGCTAATGAATTGGCTGAGGGTGGCGTAGCTGGAATTACCTTGATTTTGCATGCTCATTTTGGGATCAATCCGGCTTATTCGTCACTTTTATTTAATCTGCCTTTATTTATGTTAGGGGCTAAGATTTTTGGAAGGCGCTCCCTAGCCTTAACGATTTATGGAACCGTTCTTATGTCAGTCTTTATCTGGCTGTGGCAAAAGGTGCCTATGGAGCTTGGTTTAGAGAATGATATGATGCTTGTTGCGGTTGTTGCAGGCTTGTTTGCAGGAATTGGTAGTGGCCTTGTTTTTCGATATGGAGCGACAACTGGTGGGACTGATATTATTGCCCGCATTGCAGAGGAAAAGTTTGGTGCTAAGCTGGGGCAAACCCTGTTATTTGTAGATGCCTTGGTATTAACAGCCTCTCTCACTTATGTTGATTTGAAGCATATGCTCTATACATTAGTGGCTAGCTTTGTCTTTAGCCAGATGATTAGTGTTGTTCAAAATGGTGGCTATACCATTCGTGGTATGATTATTATCACTAAGCAGTCGCAAGCCGCGGCGCAGGCGATCTTGACAGAAATCAATCGAGGAGTGACTTATTTAAAGGGACAAGGCGCTTATTCTGGTCATGATTATAATATTATGTACGTGACGCTCAATCCAACAGAGGTGCGAGAGGTGAAGCGTATTTTAGCAGAGCTAGATCCAGACGCCTTTATCTCTATTATTGATGTTGATGAGGTAATCAGCTCAGACTTCAAGATTCGTCGCAAAAATTTTGACAAACCAATTGAGAAGGCTTTACAGAAAAATCCAACATGTTAA
- a CDS encoding membrane protein has product MPANKSLKLKNCCFIILGSAIYAFAFVYFYMANRIAANGLAGLTQVANALFQINPSITGYLINLPLVLLGARLFGRRAMVYTVTGILSLYWFVWLFQQLPLFIDLDHDNLVVSLLAGILGGLGGGIVFRNGGTIGGSDIIAKLIEDRFGLQLNQALLGIDIFVIVVSLTYISIPQMMYALIASFMYSRIVHLVQNGGYSARGTFIISDYSQTISQFIMEELGRGVTYLHGEGAYSGREKQVIYVALGRSDVRELKAFIAQVDPNAFVSFFDVNEVNSPEFIATKSKYHKTKKR; this is encoded by the coding sequence ATGCCAGCTAATAAGAGCTTAAAGCTTAAAAATTGTTGTTTTATTATTCTTGGCTCAGCTATTTATGCCTTTGCCTTTGTCTACTTTTACATGGCAAATCGTATTGCTGCTAATGGGCTAGCGGGACTGACGCAGGTTGCTAATGCCTTGTTTCAGATCAATCCTTCAATAACGGGTTATCTGATTAATTTGCCTCTCGTCCTGTTGGGTGCAAGGCTCTTTGGCAGACGGGCAATGGTGTATACTGTGACCGGTATTTTATCACTTTATTGGTTTGTTTGGCTGTTTCAACAGCTCCCCCTTTTTATTGACTTAGATCATGACAATTTAGTAGTGTCCTTGCTGGCAGGAATTCTTGGTGGTTTAGGTGGCGGCATTGTTTTTAGAAATGGTGGGACGATTGGTGGCTCAGATATTATTGCTAAGCTGATAGAGGATAGGTTTGGCTTGCAGCTCAATCAAGCCTTATTAGGGATTGATATTTTTGTCATTGTGGTTTCTTTGACCTATATTTCAATACCGCAGATGATGTATGCTTTGATTGCTAGCTTTATGTATAGTAGGATTGTTCATCTGGTGCAAAATGGTGGCTATTCTGCACGCGGAACCTTTATTATTTCAGATTATTCTCAGACTATTTCACAATTCATTATGGAGGAGCTCGGTAGAGGAGTCACCTATTTACATGGTGAGGGTGCTTACTCTGGTCGTGAGAAACAGGTTATTTATGTAGCTCTAGGTCGATCAGATGTACGAGAGCTAAAGGCCTTTATAGCACAGGTTGATCCCAATGCTTTTGTTTCTTTCTTTGATGTTAACGAAGTCAATAGTCCAGAATTTATTGCCACAAAAAGTAAATACCATAAAACGAAAAAAAGATAA